In the genome of Pseudonocardia cypriaca, the window GGTGACCACGCGGGCGAGCGGCGGTTCGAGATCGACGAGAGCGGCGCTCAGTGTGGTCGCCGCCGCCCCAGTCGCGATGCCCTGCAGCACCCTGGCCGCGGAGAGGACGACGACGTCGCCGGCGAGGGCGAACAGGACGAGGGCGACCAGCTCCAGTCCGATCGCCCCGGCGAGCACCGGCCGGCGACCGAGATGGTCCGACAGCGCCCCGACGACGAGCAGCGAGCCGAGCAGGCCCACCACGTAGAGGGCGAAGACGATGGTCAGCACCCACGCCGTGAACTGCCATTGCTGCTGGTACACGGCGTAGAGCGGGGACGGTGCGCCGGAGGCGGCCATGAAGAGGACGAAGACGGCGGCGACGTAGGGGAAGGCGCTCTTCGACGGCGCGCGGTGTGCACCGCCGACGGTGGAGGCGGCGGGTTGAACGGACATCCGACCTCGCAGTGATCGTTGCGTTAGTGGCTGTCACCGTACCTCAAACGCAGTGATCACTGCACTAAAAACGCAGCGATCAATGCGATACTGGTCATGTGCCCGCTGCGACCTCTTCCGCGCCCCACGCCGGTAGCCGCCCCGGCGGCCGGTCCGCCCGAGTCCGGGCGGCCGTCCACCGGGCCGTCGAGGAGCTGGTCGCCGAGGACGCCAACGACGCGCTGACGATCCCGGTCGTCGCCGCCCGCGCGGGCGTGCACGCCACCACGGTCTACCGCCGTTGGGGCTCCATCGGCGAACTGCTCGCCGACGTCACGACCAGCCGCTTCTCCGGCGGCATCGTGGTGCCGGACACCGGGAGCCTCCGCGGGGACCTGGAGCGCTACGCGTCCGATCTCGCCAAGGACCTCGGCGACCCGGACACCCTCGCCCTGGTTCGCGCGACCATCGGCACGGGCGGCGAGCAGGGCGCCGCAGCGTGTCTCGGAGAGCGCCAGCACCAGCTCGAGGCCATGCTCGAACGGGAACGGGCGCGGGGCAATCCGGCGCCGACCCTCGAACGCACGATGGACGCCGTGCTCGCTCCCCTCTACTACCGCGCCGTATTCACCGACCTGCCCCTCACCGCCGAATGGACACGCAGTCTCGTGTCGCACCTGCTGCCGGGCTGAACCCGGTGGAGCCCGGGCCGGTCACCGGGCGATCAGCTCGACACGGAGGATCCGGTCGTCGTCGGGACGGGGGTCGGTGCCTCCCCAGGTCGCCTCGTCGGTGTTGGAGGTGACGATCCACAGCGCCCCGTCCGGTGCGACCTCGACCGCGCGGATCCGTCCGTACCGGCCGATGAAGTGCGAGATCGGCTCGCCGGCAGGCCGGCCCGCGCTGACCGGGAGCTGCCAGAGCCGCTGCCCGGACAGGGCTCCCATCCACAGCGAGTCGCCGGCGAAGGCGATTCCGGACGGCGACGCCTCGTCCGGGTGCAGGGCGAAGATCGGCGGTTCGCCGGTGGACCCTTCGACGCCCTCGGTCTCGGGCCACCCGTAGTCCAGGCCGGGCCGTAGGACGTTGACCTCGTCCCAGGTGCGGTGGCCGAGCTCCGACGCGTACACCGTGCCGTCCGGCCCGAAGGCGATCCCCTGCACGTTGCGGTGCCCCAGCGAGAACACGGCGGTGCCGAGCGGGTTGCCGGCTGCCGGCGAGCCGTCCTGGCGGATCCGCAGCACCTTCCCGTTGTGCGAGCCCGGGTCGGGGGAGCGGCTGCCCTCGAACGCGTCGCCGGTGCCGATCCAGAGGTTGCCGTCCCGGTCGAAGACCAGCTTGCCGCCGTGGTGGCGGTCCGCCGTTCCGATCCCGTCCAGGACGGTCCGTCCGACGGTCATGGAGCGCAGGTCCTCGGCGATCTGCACGGCGACCACCCGGTTCGTCGGGCTGGCGGACGCGTAGGCGTACACGGTGCGGTCGACGGCGAAGTCCGGGGAGGCGGCGAGGCCCAGCAGGCCGCCCTCGGCGCTCTCGCTCACCCCCGGGACCGTGCCGACCCGCGACACCGGCCCGCCGCCCGGCGGGACGTGGCTGATGTCGCCGGAGTCGCGGCTCGACACCAGAGCCGACCCGTCGGGCAGGAACGTCAGCCCCCAGGGCATGCGCAGTCCCGAGGCCACCTCGGTGACCGCCCCCGGCCGCGGAACCTCGACGGGAGCGACGGGTTCTCGTGCTGCGGCCGTCACCGGTGGGACCACGGGGCTGACCGCGGGAGCGCTGTCGTCGTCGGGGTAGTTGCGGCTCGAGGCGCCGGTGCTGTCGGAGGGCGCCGAGCCGACGCCGGCGGGTGTGGCCGCACACCCCGCCGCGAGCGCGAGGGCGAGCAGCGCAGGCAAGGTCGAACGAGACGTCCTGGGCATCTCGTCACCGCTCGCTGTCGAGGACGGCCATCTGCTGCTCGGGGTAGCGCTCGCCGGCGGCAGCGCCGGCAGGCACGGCCGCCTCGATCGCGCCGAGGACGTCGTCGCCCAGTACGAGGTCGGCGGCGGCGAGGGACTCCTGCAGGCGGTCGCGTCGGCGGGCGCCGACGAGCGGCACGACGTCCGTGCCGCGGGAGGCCACCCACGCGATCGCGACCTGCGCGACGGTGGCCCCGATCGACTCCGCCACCGTGCGCAGGGCGTCGACGAGGGCGAGGTTGGCGGCCAGGTTCTCACCGCGGAAGCGGGGCACGTGGCCGCGGAAGTCGCCGCCGGTCA includes:
- a CDS encoding TetR/AcrR family transcriptional regulator → MPAATSSAPHAGSRPGGRSARVRAAVHRAVEELVAEDANDALTIPVVAARAGVHATTVYRRWGSIGELLADVTTSRFSGGIVVPDTGSLRGDLERYASDLAKDLGDPDTLALVRATIGTGGEQGAAACLGERQHQLEAMLERERARGNPAPTLERTMDAVLAPLYYRAVFTDLPLTAEWTRSLVSHLLPG
- a CDS encoding PQQ-dependent sugar dehydrogenase; translation: MPRTSRSTLPALLALALAAGCAATPAGVGSAPSDSTGASSRNYPDDDSAPAVSPVVPPVTAAAREPVAPVEVPRPGAVTEVASGLRMPWGLTFLPDGSALVSSRDSGDISHVPPGGGPVSRVGTVPGVSESAEGGLLGLAASPDFAVDRTVYAYASASPTNRVVAVQIAEDLRSMTVGRTVLDGIGTADRHHGGKLVFDRDGNLWIGTGDAFEGSRSPDPGSHNGKVLRIRQDGSPAAGNPLGTAVFSLGHRNVQGIAFGPDGTVYASELGHRTWDEVNVLRPGLDYGWPETEGVEGSTGEPPIFALHPDEASPSGIAFAGDSLWMGALSGQRLWQLPVSAGRPAGEPISHFIGRYGRIRAVEVAPDGALWIVTSNTDEATWGGTDPRPDDDRILRVELIAR